From a region of the Apis mellifera strain DH4 linkage group LG2, Amel_HAv3.1, whole genome shotgun sequence genome:
- the LOC408681 gene encoding solute carrier family 35 member F2 isoform X1 — MGESLGVKMHPGMGVSAGDRRENTVMQARNGVCDKIENYISDLGQWSVWKAIILGQFLSLVLCFMTLANHHINTAYQLSFPTGQNLPHYIMMCLVYTTWMSCRGVGNGLISVIKARGFRYLLVALIDVEACTLITSAHQFTSIAGIQLLDCVAIPVALALSCLILGVRYRMVHIVGVSVSLMGVGCLVWAGIDDNKDPSAGKNHLVGDMLCLGGVILFSITTVIQELAVKTVDVIEYLGMIGFFGTIMCCLQMAILESLKIESLQWINTPVITFLVVYCITQFIFFSLVPVVLYESGATALQLSLLTADSFNVLAGMLVHQYKFHALYFVSYTLTMTGIYIYAIKRTPMASNSRRQQAEPSAPDYSDVILRHMSHPDGEVEMATSSGMSGVSGTLDVRTSTLGSEKETMDATSLPPSVSSDTAFTSFYGNYYD, encoded by the exons ATGGGTGAAAGCCTCGGGGTGAAAATGCACCCTGGCATGGGAGTGTCAGCGGGCGATCGTCGCGAAAATACGGTGATGCAGGCCAGGAACGGGGTCTGCGACAAGATCGAGAATTACATATCGGATCTGGGACAATG GTCAGTATGGAAAGCGATAATACTGGGACAATTTTTGTCCCTTGTGTTATGCTTCATGACGCTCGCGAATCATCACATCAACACAGCATACCAGCTCTCATTCCCGACCG GACAAAATCTTCCACATTACATTATGATGTGTCTCGTGTACACAACCTGGATGTCCTGCAGAGGAGTAGGGAACGGCCTAATTTCAGTTATAAAAGCCCGTGGGTTCAGGTACTTGTTGGTAGCACTCATTGACGTCGAAGCGTGTACTCTTATAACATCCGCGCATCAATTCACCAGCATAGCTGGCATACAG TTGCTCGATTGTGTCGCTATACCGGTCGCATTGGCATTATCATGCTTGATTCTCGGGGTGAGATATCGAATGGTGCACATAGTCGGCGTTTCCGTTTCATTGATGGGAGTGGGATGCTTGGTTTGGGCAGGAATCGATGACAATAAAGATCCTTCCGCAG GAAAGAATCATCTTGTCGGTGATATGTTGTGCCTCGGAGGCGTGATATTGTTTTCCATAACAACGGTGATACAAGAATTGGCAGTGAAGACGGTCGATGTTATCGAGTATCTTGGCATGATTGGTTTCTTCGGTACTATAATGTGCTGTTTGCAAAT GGCCATATTGGAGAGCTTAAAGATAGAATCGTTACAATGGATTAATACACCAGTGATCACTTTCTTGGTAGTTTATTGCATCACGCAATTCATCTTTTTCTCGTTGGTGCCTGTTGTACTATACGAATCCGGTGCAACTGCATTGCAACTGTCATTGTTGACCGCAGATTCTTTCAACGTTTTAGCTGGCATGTTGGTCCATCAATACAAG TTTCACGCATTATATTTCGTCTCGTACACGCTCACAATGAcgggtatatatatttacgccATAAAGAGAACACCAATGGCGTCGAACTCGCGAAGGCAACAAGCTGAACCTTCTGCTCCAGATTACAG TGACGTCATTTTAAGACATATGTCTCATCCCGACGGAGAAGTGGAAATGGCAACAAGTTCAGGGATGTCTGGCGTAAGTGGTACTCTCGACGTAAGGACATCGACCCTTGGCAGCGAAAAGGAAACGATGGATGCTACGAGTTTGCCGCCGAGTGTTAGCTCTGATACAGCTTTCACCTCCTTCTATGGGAATTACTACGATTGA
- the LOC413130 gene encoding RNA polymerase-associated protein CTR9 homolog, whose product MAGSIEIPLRDTDEVIELYLDQLPEGDEVLGILRQEHAQLNIWVNLALEYYKQHKIDDFIKILESSRIDANIDYRDYEKDQMRALDMLAAYYVQEANREKNKDKKRDLFTKATLLYTTADKIIMYDQNHLLGRAYFCLLEGDKMDQADAQFNFVLNQSPNNIPSLLGKACIAFNKKDYRGALAFYKKALRTNPNCPAAVRLGMGHCFMKLNNQEKARLAFERALQLDGQCVGALVGLSVLKLNQQQPDSIRTGVQMLSKAYTIDSTNPMVLNHLANHFFFKKDYNKVQHLALHAFHNTENEAMRAESCYQLARAFHVQGDYDQAFQYYYQATQFAPPVFVLPHFGLGQMYVYRGDAENAAQCFEKVLKAQPGNYETMKILGSLYANSSSQSKRDIAKNHLRKVTEQFPDDVEAWIELAQILEQSDLNAALNAYGTATRILKEKVQADIPPEILNNVGALHYRLGNLEEARKNLEESLARSKADALHDSVYYNSIAVTTTYNLARLNEALCIFDKAEKLYKDILKEHPNYVDCYLRLGCMARDKGQIYEASDWFKDALRINNEHPDAWSLLGNLHLAKMEWGPGQKKFERILKNPTTSTDAYSLIALGNIWLQTLHQSGKDKDREKRHQDRALAMYKQVLRNDPKNIWAANGIGAVLAHKGCVNEARDIFAQVREATAEFCDVWLNIAHIYVEQKQFVSAIQMYENCLRKFYKYHHVEVLQYLGRAYFKAGKLKEAKLTLLKARRVAPQDTVLLYNIALVLQRLATQILKDEKSTLTTVLQAVHELGLSHKYFQYLSAHGDRMEQLAEAEARRCQDLLSQAQYHVARARRLDEEEKMLRRKQEEERQAFKMRQTEEQRKLEEMRRQKEEEMLQKRQEYVEKTKNALVFGEMPSEKPGKKGKRVRTDQYVSDSGGSGREEGREEAPREKKRKRKASGERKERKGKGKGKRKKELASGESGSESDRPKPKRGRKGGAKKDKGFRKSTSETTKGKMPLSKETISTSESDSDSGGLKIASGGESGNEGRARGSRRIMSDSEGSRASRSRSRSRSKSRSRSRSTSRSRSRSRSQSRSQSRSVSHSRSRSRSVSKSKSQSRSRSPSRSRSGSAKSMSRSRSGSRSRSGSRKSQSRSRSRSGSRKSGSQPRSRSGSAASAGSRSRSRSPSGSRKAASRSRSRSRSGSRSGSQSDERKSRSKSRSKSKSASRSRSGSRSKSGSRSRSPSGSARSATPESRKSVSGSDVGSRHSSTDRGGGSESE is encoded by the exons ATGGCAGGTTCCATAGAGATTCCACTTCGTGATACAGATGag gTAATTGAACTATACCTTGATCAATTACCAGAGGGTGATGAAGTTCTTGGAATTTTACGTCAAGAACATGCACAGCTTAATATCTGGGTCAATTTGGcc cttgaatattataaacaacataaaatcgatgatttcattaaaatacttGAATCTTCTCGAATTGATGCTAATATTGACTATCGTGACTATGAAAAAGATCAAATGCGTGCATTGGATATGTTGGCTGCATATTATGTGCAAGAAGCcaacagagaaaaaaataaagataagaaaagaGATCTCTTTACAAAAGctactttattatatacaactgcagataaaattattatgtatgatcag AATCATCTACTTGGCAGAGCTTATTTCTGTCTCTTGGAGGGTGATAAGATGGATCAAGCTGATGcccaatttaattttgtattaaatcaaTCTCCTAATAATATTCCTTCTTTACTTGGAAAAGCATGTATAGCatttaataagaaagattATAGAGGTGCACttgctttttataaaaaagcttTAAGAACAAATCCAAATTGTCCAGCTGCCGTGAGGTTGGGAATGGGGCattgttttatgaaattaaataatcaagaaaaGGCGCGTTTAGCATTTGAAAGAGCATTGCAATTAGATGGTCAATGTGTTGGAGCACTAGTTGGTCTTTCGGTGTTGAAACTAAATCAACAACAACCTGATAGTATCAGAACTGGTGTGCAAATGTTATCTAAAGCTTATACAATTGATTCAACAAATCCTATGGTTTTAAATCATTTGgcaaatcattttttctttaaaaaagattataacaaAGTACAACACTTAGCACTTCATGCATTTCATAATACTGAAAATGAAGCTATGCGTGCTGAGAGTTGCTATCAGTTAGCCAGAGCATTTCATGTGCAA ggTGATTATGATCAagcatttcaatattattatcaagcaACACAATTTGCACCACCAGTATTTGTATTACCTCATTTTGGCTTAGGTCAAATGTATGTTTATAGAGGTGATGCAGAAAAT gcaGCACAATGTTtcgaaaaagtattaaaagctCAACCAGGTAATTatgaaacaatgaaaattcttGGATCGTTATACGCAAATTCAAGTTCTCAATCAAAACGCGACATCGCTAAAAACCATCTTCGAAAAGTAACTGAACAATTTCCCGATGATGTTGAAGCCTGGATTGAATTGGCTCAAATATTAGAACAAAGTGACCTTAACGCAGCCTTAAATGCATATGGTACTGCAactagaattttaaaagaaaaagttcaaGCGGATATACCGCCTGAAATTCTAAATAACGTTGGAGCTCTACATTAtag acttggaaatttggaagaagctagaaaaaatttggaagaatCTTTAGCACGTTCCAAAGCAGATGCCTTACATGAttctgtatattataattcaatagcAGTTACGACAACATATAATTTGGCACGGTTAAATGAAGctttatgtatatttgataaagcggaaaaattatacaaagatattttaaaggaGCATCCAAATTACGTGGATTGTTATTTACGACTTGGTTGTATGGCTCGAGATAAAGGACAAATTTATGAAGCATCTGATTGGTTTAAAGATgctttaagaataaataatgaacaTCCAGATGCATGGTCTCTTTTGGGTAATTTACATTTGGCCAAAATGGAATGGGGTCCAGgtcaaaagaaatttgaaagaattctaaaaaatccAACAACGAGCACTGATGCCTATTCGTTAATTGCATTGGGTAATATTTGGCTCCAAACATTGCATCAAAGTGGAAAAGATAAGGACCGAGAAAAGCGACATCAAGATAGAGCACTTGCTATGTACAAACAg GTTTTAAGAAATGATCCTAAAAATATTTGGGCTGCAAACGGAATTGGAGCTGTATTAGCACATAAGGGTTGTGTAAATGAAGCTAGAGATATTTTTGCTCAAGTTCGAGAAGCGACAGCAGAATTTTGTGATGTTTGGTTAAATATTGCACATATTTATGTAGAACAAAAACAATTTGTTAGTGCTATTCAAATG taTGAAAATTGTCTtcggaaattttataaatatcatcatGTTGAAGTCTTACAATATCTTGGAAGGGCTTATTTTAAAGCTGGTAAATTGAAAGAAGCAAAATTGACATTATTAAag gCAAGAAGAGTAGCTCCACAGGATACcgttttattgtataatattgcaCTTGTTCTTCAACGTTTAGCCacacaaattttaaaagatgaaaaatcaacCTTGACGACAGTACTCCAAGCAGTTCACGAATTGGGACtttcacataaatattttcaatatttatcagcTCATGGTGATAGAATGGAACAACttgcagaagcagaagcaagAAGATGTCAAGATTTATTATCACAAGCACAATATCATGTTGCTCGAGCTAGACGATTAgatgaggaagaaaaaatgcttagaagaaaacaagaagaagaaag acaAGCATTTAAAATGCGACAAACGGAAGAACAACGGAAACTTGAAGAAATGCGCCGtcaaaaagaagaggaaatgtTGCAAAAACGTCAAGAATATGTCGAAAAGACAAAGAATGCTTTAGTATTTGGCGAAATGCCTTCAGAAAAGccaggaaagaaaggaaaaagagtaCGTACTGATCAATATGTCAGTGACAGTGGTGGATCTGGAAGAGAAGAAGGTAGAGAGGAAGCTCCtagagaaaagaaacgcaAAAGGAAAGCAAGTGGAGAacgtaaagaaagaaaaggcaaGGGTAAAGGAAAACGTAAGAAAGAATTGGCGAGTGGAGAAAGTG gtTCAGAAAGCGATCGACCTAAGCCGAAACGTGGAAGAAAAGGTGGAGCCAAGAAAGACAAAGGATTTCGAAAAAGTACAAGTGAAACTACAAAAGGTAAAATGCCTTTATCGAAAGAGACAATATCGACTAGCGAATCTGATAGTGATTCAGGTGGTCTTAAAATTGCCAGCGG aGGTGAAAGTGGCAATGAAGGCCGTGCGCGTGGAAGTAGACGAATTATGTCTGATTCCGAAGGTTCTCGTGCATCACGTTCTAGATCTCGTTCCAGATCAAAATCCAGAAGTCGTTCTAGAAGTACCTCACGTTCACGATCGCGTTCACGATCACAATCTCGATCTCAATCTCGATCTGTATCTCATTCACGATCTAGATCGCGTTCAGTTTCAAAATCAAAGAGTCAATCGCGATCGAGAAGTCCATCGAGATCAAGATCCGGTTCAGCGAAGAGTATGTCACGTTCGAGATCGGGTTCTAGATCAAGATCAGGATCAAGAAAGAGTCAATCACGATCAAGATCGCGTAGTGGATCCAGAAAAAGTGGATCACAACCAAGATCAAGATCAGGTTCTGCAGCTAGTGCAGGATCAAGATCAAGATCAAGATCACCTAGTGGTTCTAGAAAAGCAGCTTCACGATCTAGATCAAGATCAAGATCAGGGTCTAGAAGTGGTTCACAATCAGATGAACGTAAATCAAGGAGTAAAAGCCGATCAAAATCCAAATCTGCATCAAGATCGCGTTCCGGTTCAAGATCAAAAAGTGGCTCCCGAAGTCGTAGTCCAAGTGGTTCAGCAAg atcTGCTACTCCAGAATCTAGAAAATCAGTTTCAGGTAGTGATGTTGGTTCACGTCATTCAAGTACTGATCGAGGCGGTGGAAGTGAAAGTGAATAA
- the LOC408681 gene encoding solute carrier family 35 member F2 isoform X2, which translates to MGESLGVKMHPGMGVSAGDRRENTVMQARNGVCDKIENYISDLGQWSVWKAIILGQFLSLVLCFMTLANHHINTAYQLSFPTGQNLPHYIMMCLVYTTWMSCRGVGNGLISVIKARGFRYLLVALIDVEACTLITSAHQFTSIAGIQLLDCVAIPVALALSCLILGVRYRMVHIVGVSVSLMGVGCLVWAGIDDNKDPSAGKNHLVGDMLCLGGVILFSITTVIQELAVKTVDVIEYLGMIGFFGTIMCCLQMAILESLKIESLQWINTPVITFLVVYCITQFIFFSLVPVVLYESGATALQLSLLTADSFNVLAGMLVHQYKFHALYFVSYTLTMTGIYIYAIKRTPMASNSRRQQAEPSAPDYRHMSHPDGEVEMATSSGMSGVSGTLDVRTSTLGSEKETMDATSLPPSVSSDTAFTSFYGNYYD; encoded by the exons ATGGGTGAAAGCCTCGGGGTGAAAATGCACCCTGGCATGGGAGTGTCAGCGGGCGATCGTCGCGAAAATACGGTGATGCAGGCCAGGAACGGGGTCTGCGACAAGATCGAGAATTACATATCGGATCTGGGACAATG GTCAGTATGGAAAGCGATAATACTGGGACAATTTTTGTCCCTTGTGTTATGCTTCATGACGCTCGCGAATCATCACATCAACACAGCATACCAGCTCTCATTCCCGACCG GACAAAATCTTCCACATTACATTATGATGTGTCTCGTGTACACAACCTGGATGTCCTGCAGAGGAGTAGGGAACGGCCTAATTTCAGTTATAAAAGCCCGTGGGTTCAGGTACTTGTTGGTAGCACTCATTGACGTCGAAGCGTGTACTCTTATAACATCCGCGCATCAATTCACCAGCATAGCTGGCATACAG TTGCTCGATTGTGTCGCTATACCGGTCGCATTGGCATTATCATGCTTGATTCTCGGGGTGAGATATCGAATGGTGCACATAGTCGGCGTTTCCGTTTCATTGATGGGAGTGGGATGCTTGGTTTGGGCAGGAATCGATGACAATAAAGATCCTTCCGCAG GAAAGAATCATCTTGTCGGTGATATGTTGTGCCTCGGAGGCGTGATATTGTTTTCCATAACAACGGTGATACAAGAATTGGCAGTGAAGACGGTCGATGTTATCGAGTATCTTGGCATGATTGGTTTCTTCGGTACTATAATGTGCTGTTTGCAAAT GGCCATATTGGAGAGCTTAAAGATAGAATCGTTACAATGGATTAATACACCAGTGATCACTTTCTTGGTAGTTTATTGCATCACGCAATTCATCTTTTTCTCGTTGGTGCCTGTTGTACTATACGAATCCGGTGCAACTGCATTGCAACTGTCATTGTTGACCGCAGATTCTTTCAACGTTTTAGCTGGCATGTTGGTCCATCAATACAAG TTTCACGCATTATATTTCGTCTCGTACACGCTCACAATGAcgggtatatatatttacgccATAAAGAGAACACCAATGGCGTCGAACTCGCGAAGGCAACAAGCTGAACCTTCTGCTCCAGATTACAG ACATATGTCTCATCCCGACGGAGAAGTGGAAATGGCAACAAGTTCAGGGATGTCTGGCGTAAGTGGTACTCTCGACGTAAGGACATCGACCCTTGGCAGCGAAAAGGAAACGATGGATGCTACGAGTTTGCCGCCGAGTGTTAGCTCTGATACAGCTTTCACCTCCTTCTATGGGAATTACTACGATTGA